In the genome of Physeter macrocephalus isolate SW-GA chromosome 20, ASM283717v5, whole genome shotgun sequence, one region contains:
- the NOC3L gene encoding nucleolar complex protein 3 homolog isoform X1: protein MKVRRNKKQVPSFRKLLKTSKVKLENKLKNKQFKQQSTLKKYRKEQRKLRQAVKDAVSKKPIPLEDPKEKRPGKRIEREEKEEEEALPLDMMDEDDLQLMKDLGQRASFLTRDLSSSEPVHARKRKHERVIDKYEKIPRTLQTAPEKELIHLLPIKDKSGIIPQTREKPVIDSNQDEEDQEEMEPEEEITEEPIKELTLEEHLIERKKKLQEKKIRIAALASAILSDPESNIKKLKELRSMLMEQDPDVAVTVRKLVIVSLMELFKDITPSYKIRPLTEAEKSTKIRKETQKLREFEEGLVSQYKFYLENLEQMVKDWKQRKLKKSNVVSLKAYKGLAEVAVKSLCELLVALPHFNFHNNIIVLIVPLMNDMSKLISEMCCEAVKTLFKQDKLGQASLGVIKVISGFVKGRNYEVRPEMLKTFLCLRIKEVEVKKDTEDTNKQKKFMTFKEKRKTLSRMQRKWKKAEEKLERELREAEASENTEKKLKLHTETLNIVFVTYFRILKKAQRSPLLPAVLEGLAKFAHLINVEFFDDLLVVLHSLIESGDLSYQESLHCVQTAFHVLSGQGDVLNIDPMKFYTHLYKTLFKLHAGATNEGVEIVLQCLDVMLTKRRKQVSQQRALAFIKRLCTLALHVLPNSSIGILATNRILMHTFPKTDLLLDNESQGSGVFLPELDEPEYCNAQNTALWELHALRRHYHPIVQRFAAHLIAGAPSEGSEALKPELSRRSASELFEAYSMAAMTFNPPVESSNSKRKDKVLQGDSFLSEEISQLIKRHCSEVATQLPPDFTKYLETSLRLPTEAKLEVSDQRRLPPSGLD from the exons ATGAAGGTG agaagaaataaaaaacaggtCCCAAGCTTTCGGAAGTTGCTAAAAACTAGTAAAGTCAAACTTGAAAAcaagctaaaaaacaaacaatttaaacAACAAAGCACTCTCAAGAAGTACCGAAAAGAACAGAGGAAACTAAGACAAGCTGTAAAAGATGCTGTGTCTAAGAAACCTATTCCATTGGAGGACCCAAAGGAAAAACGACCAG GTAAAAGGAttgagagggaagagaaagaagaggaggaagcccTTCCTTTAGATATGATGGATGAAGATGACTTACAGTTAATGAAGGATTTAGGGCAAAGAGCATCTTTTCTAACGAGAGATCTTTCTTCTAG TGAGCCTGTTCACGCCAGGAAGCGGAAGCATGAGCGTGTTatagataaatatgaaaaaataccaAGAACTCTGCAAACTGCACCTGAGAAGGAACTGATTCACTTACTTCCTATTAAAGATAAAAGTGGTATAATCCCACAGACCAGAGAGAAACCAG TTATTGACAGTAACCAAGATGAAGAGGATCAAGAAGAGATGGAACCTGAAGAAG agatcactgaagaacccATTAAAGAGCTGACATTAGAAGAACATTTAATTGAGAGGAAGAAGAAACTACAGGAGAAGAAAATACGTATCGCAGCCTTGGCATCTGCCATATTATCAGATCCAGAAAGTAAT attaaaaaattgaaagaattacgTTCCATGCTGATGGAACAGGATCCTGACGTGGCTGTTACTGTTCGAAAGCTGGTGATAGTTTCTCTAATGGAGTTATTTAAAGACATTACTCCTTCTTATAAAATACGACCCctaacagaggcagaaaaatctACCAAG aTCCGCAAAGAAAcccaaaagttaagagaatttgaAGAAGGCCTGGTTAGCCAATATAAATTTTACTTGGAAAATCTGGAGCAAATGGTTAAag ACTGGAAGCAAAGGAAGCTGAAGAAAAGTAATGTGGTTTCCTTAAAGGCCTACAAGGGACTGGCAGAGGTGGCTGTGAAGAGCCTGTGTGAGCTGCTGGTGGCCCTGCCTCATTTCAACTTTCACAACAACATCATTGTACTGATTGTCCCTCTCATGAATGACATGTCAAAATTG atatctGAAATGTGTTGTGAAGCAGTAAAGACACTCTTTAAACAAGATAAATTAGGCCAAGCATCACTGGGTGTAATTAAAGTGATTTCTGGTTTTGTGAAAGGCAGAAATTATGAAGTTAGGCCAGAG ATGTTAAAAACATTCTTGTGCCTAAGGATCAAAGAAGTAGAAgtaaaaaaagatacagaggatactaataaacaaaaaaagttcatgactttcaaggaaaagagaaaaactctatcaagaatgcagagaaag tggaagaaagcagaagagaaactAGAGAGAGAGCTTCGGGAGGCAGAAGCTTCGGAGAATACTGAGAAAAAACTTAAACTG CACACGGAGACTCTGAATATCGTGTTTGTGACCTACTTCAGAATATTGAAGAAGGCCCAGAGGTCACCTCTCCTGCCAGCAGTTCTGGAAGGTCTTGCCAA GTTTGCTCACCTTATAAATGTGGAGTTTTTTGATGATTTATTAGTAGTTCTACATTCTCTCATTGAGTCTGGT GACCTAAGCTATCAAGAAAGTCTTCACTGTGTCCAGACTGCTTTTCATGTTCTTTCTGGGCAAG GTGACGTTCTGAATATTGATCCAATGAAATTCTATACACATCTTTACAAAACACTGTTCAAGTTACATGCAG GTGCTACGAATGAAGGTGTTGAGATCGTCCTCCAGTGCCTTGACGTCATGCTGACTAAGCGCAGGAAGCAAGTTTCTCAGCAGCGGGCCCTTGCCTTCATCAAGCGCCTTTGTACCCTTGCTCTTCATGTGCTTCCAAATTCAAGCATTGGCATTTTAGCAACTAACAGAATATTAATGCAT ACTTTCCCCAAAACAGATCTGTTGCTTGACAATGAATCTCAGGGTAGTGGAGTTTTCCTTCCTGAGCTGGATGAACCTGAGTACTGCAATGCTCAGAACACTGCTCTTTGGGAATTGCATGCACTGAGG CGACATTACCATCCCATAGTGCAGAGATTTGCAGCTCACCTCATCGCTGGAGCCCCTTCTGAAGGCTCGGAAGCACTCAAACCAGAGTTGAGCCGAAG ATCTGCTTCAGAACTTTTTGAGGCTTATAGCATGGCAGCAATGACATTCAATCCTCCTGTTGAATCTTCAAATTCCAAAAGGAAG gaTAAAGTTTTACAAGGGGATTCATTTTTAAGTGAAGAGATAAGTCAACTAATCAAAAGACATTGTAGTGAAGTTGCTACTCAGTTGCCTCCGGATTtcaccaaatatttggaaacatcaCTAAG
- the NOC3L gene encoding nucleolar complex protein 3 homolog isoform X4 has product MKVRRNKKQVPSFRKLLKTSKVKLENKLKNKQFKQQSTLKKYRKEQRKLRQAVKDAVSKKPIPLEDPKEKRPGKRIEREEKEEEEALPLDMMDEDDLQLMKDLGQRASFLTRDLSSSEPVHARKRKHERVIDKYEKIPRTLQTAPEKELIHLLPIKDKSGIIPQTREKPVIDSNQDEEDQEEMEPEEEITEEPIKELTLEEHLIERKKKLQEKKIRIAALASAILSDPESNIKKLKELRSMLMEQDPDVAVTVRKLVIVSLMELFKDITPSYKIRPLTEAEKSTKIRKETQKLREFEEGLVSQYKFYLENLEQMVKDWKQRKLKKSNVVSLKAYKGLAEVAVKSLCELLVALPHFNFHNNIIVLIVPLMNDMSKLISEMCCEAVKTLFKQDKLGQASLGVIKVISGFVKGRNYEVRPEMLKTFLCLRIKEVEVKKDTEDTNKQKKFMTFKEKRKTLSRMQRKWKKAEEKLERELREAEASENTEKKLKLHTETLNIVFVTYFRILKKAQRSPLLPAVLEGLAKFAHLINVEFFDDLLVVLHSLIESGDLSYQESLHCVQTAFHVLSGQGDVLNIDPMKFYTHLYKTLFKLHAGATNEGVEIVLQCLDVMLTKRRKQVSQQRALAFIKRLCTLALHVLPNSSIGILATNRILMHTFPKTDLLLDNESQGSGVFLPELDEPEYCNAQNTALWELHALRRHYHPIVQRFAAHLIAGAPSEGSEALKPELSRRSASELFEAYSMAAMTFNPPVESSNSKRKVTDRG; this is encoded by the exons ATGAAGGTG agaagaaataaaaaacaggtCCCAAGCTTTCGGAAGTTGCTAAAAACTAGTAAAGTCAAACTTGAAAAcaagctaaaaaacaaacaatttaaacAACAAAGCACTCTCAAGAAGTACCGAAAAGAACAGAGGAAACTAAGACAAGCTGTAAAAGATGCTGTGTCTAAGAAACCTATTCCATTGGAGGACCCAAAGGAAAAACGACCAG GTAAAAGGAttgagagggaagagaaagaagaggaggaagcccTTCCTTTAGATATGATGGATGAAGATGACTTACAGTTAATGAAGGATTTAGGGCAAAGAGCATCTTTTCTAACGAGAGATCTTTCTTCTAG TGAGCCTGTTCACGCCAGGAAGCGGAAGCATGAGCGTGTTatagataaatatgaaaaaataccaAGAACTCTGCAAACTGCACCTGAGAAGGAACTGATTCACTTACTTCCTATTAAAGATAAAAGTGGTATAATCCCACAGACCAGAGAGAAACCAG TTATTGACAGTAACCAAGATGAAGAGGATCAAGAAGAGATGGAACCTGAAGAAG agatcactgaagaacccATTAAAGAGCTGACATTAGAAGAACATTTAATTGAGAGGAAGAAGAAACTACAGGAGAAGAAAATACGTATCGCAGCCTTGGCATCTGCCATATTATCAGATCCAGAAAGTAAT attaaaaaattgaaagaattacgTTCCATGCTGATGGAACAGGATCCTGACGTGGCTGTTACTGTTCGAAAGCTGGTGATAGTTTCTCTAATGGAGTTATTTAAAGACATTACTCCTTCTTATAAAATACGACCCctaacagaggcagaaaaatctACCAAG aTCCGCAAAGAAAcccaaaagttaagagaatttgaAGAAGGCCTGGTTAGCCAATATAAATTTTACTTGGAAAATCTGGAGCAAATGGTTAAag ACTGGAAGCAAAGGAAGCTGAAGAAAAGTAATGTGGTTTCCTTAAAGGCCTACAAGGGACTGGCAGAGGTGGCTGTGAAGAGCCTGTGTGAGCTGCTGGTGGCCCTGCCTCATTTCAACTTTCACAACAACATCATTGTACTGATTGTCCCTCTCATGAATGACATGTCAAAATTG atatctGAAATGTGTTGTGAAGCAGTAAAGACACTCTTTAAACAAGATAAATTAGGCCAAGCATCACTGGGTGTAATTAAAGTGATTTCTGGTTTTGTGAAAGGCAGAAATTATGAAGTTAGGCCAGAG ATGTTAAAAACATTCTTGTGCCTAAGGATCAAAGAAGTAGAAgtaaaaaaagatacagaggatactaataaacaaaaaaagttcatgactttcaaggaaaagagaaaaactctatcaagaatgcagagaaag tggaagaaagcagaagagaaactAGAGAGAGAGCTTCGGGAGGCAGAAGCTTCGGAGAATACTGAGAAAAAACTTAAACTG CACACGGAGACTCTGAATATCGTGTTTGTGACCTACTTCAGAATATTGAAGAAGGCCCAGAGGTCACCTCTCCTGCCAGCAGTTCTGGAAGGTCTTGCCAA GTTTGCTCACCTTATAAATGTGGAGTTTTTTGATGATTTATTAGTAGTTCTACATTCTCTCATTGAGTCTGGT GACCTAAGCTATCAAGAAAGTCTTCACTGTGTCCAGACTGCTTTTCATGTTCTTTCTGGGCAAG GTGACGTTCTGAATATTGATCCAATGAAATTCTATACACATCTTTACAAAACACTGTTCAAGTTACATGCAG GTGCTACGAATGAAGGTGTTGAGATCGTCCTCCAGTGCCTTGACGTCATGCTGACTAAGCGCAGGAAGCAAGTTTCTCAGCAGCGGGCCCTTGCCTTCATCAAGCGCCTTTGTACCCTTGCTCTTCATGTGCTTCCAAATTCAAGCATTGGCATTTTAGCAACTAACAGAATATTAATGCAT ACTTTCCCCAAAACAGATCTGTTGCTTGACAATGAATCTCAGGGTAGTGGAGTTTTCCTTCCTGAGCTGGATGAACCTGAGTACTGCAATGCTCAGAACACTGCTCTTTGGGAATTGCATGCACTGAGG CGACATTACCATCCCATAGTGCAGAGATTTGCAGCTCACCTCATCGCTGGAGCCCCTTCTGAAGGCTCGGAAGCACTCAAACCAGAGTTGAGCCGAAG ATCTGCTTCAGAACTTTTTGAGGCTTATAGCATGGCAGCAATGACATTCAATCCTCCTGTTGAATCTTCAAATTCCAAAAGGAAG
- the NOC3L gene encoding nucleolar complex protein 3 homolog isoform X2 has protein sequence MKVRRNKKQVPSFRKLLKTSKVKLENKLKNKQFKQQSTLKKYRKEQRKLRQAVKDAVSKKPIPLEDPKEKRPGKRIEREEKEEEEALPLDMMDEDDLQLMKDLGQRASFLTRDLSSSEPVHARKRKHERVIDKYEKIPRTLQTAPEKELIHLLPIKDKSGIIPQTREKPVIDSNQDEEDQEEMEPEEEITEEPIKELTLEEHLIERKKKLQEKKIRIAALASAILSDPESNIKKLKELRSMLMEQDPDVAVTVRKLVIVSLMELFKDITPSYKIRPLTEAEKSTKIRKETQKLREFEEGLVSQYKFYLENLEQMVKDWKQRKLKKSNVVSLKAYKGLAEVAVKSLCELLVALPHFNFHNNIIVLIVPLMNDMSKLISEMCCEAVKTLFKQDKLGQASLGVIKVISGFVKGRNYEVRPEMLKTFLCLRIKEVEVKKDTEDTNKQKKFMTFKEKRKTLSRMQRKWKKAEEKLERELREAEASENTEKKLKLHTETLNIVFVTYFRILKKAQRSPLLPAVLEGLAKFAHLINVEFFDDLLVVLHSLIESGDLSYQESLHCVQTAFHVLSGQGDVLNIDPMKFYTHLYKTLFKLHAGATNEGVEIVLQCLDVMLTKRRKQVSQQRALAFIKRLCTLALHVLPNSSIGILATNRILMHTFPKTDLLLDNESQGSGVFLPELDEPEYCNAQNTALWELHALRRHYHPIVQRFAAHLIAGAPSEGSEALKPELSRRSASELFEAYSMAAMTFNPPVESSNSKRKDKVLQGDSFLSEEISQLIKRHCSEVATQLPPDFTKYLETSLRFYVKKEEKSE, from the exons ATGAAGGTG agaagaaataaaaaacaggtCCCAAGCTTTCGGAAGTTGCTAAAAACTAGTAAAGTCAAACTTGAAAAcaagctaaaaaacaaacaatttaaacAACAAAGCACTCTCAAGAAGTACCGAAAAGAACAGAGGAAACTAAGACAAGCTGTAAAAGATGCTGTGTCTAAGAAACCTATTCCATTGGAGGACCCAAAGGAAAAACGACCAG GTAAAAGGAttgagagggaagagaaagaagaggaggaagcccTTCCTTTAGATATGATGGATGAAGATGACTTACAGTTAATGAAGGATTTAGGGCAAAGAGCATCTTTTCTAACGAGAGATCTTTCTTCTAG TGAGCCTGTTCACGCCAGGAAGCGGAAGCATGAGCGTGTTatagataaatatgaaaaaataccaAGAACTCTGCAAACTGCACCTGAGAAGGAACTGATTCACTTACTTCCTATTAAAGATAAAAGTGGTATAATCCCACAGACCAGAGAGAAACCAG TTATTGACAGTAACCAAGATGAAGAGGATCAAGAAGAGATGGAACCTGAAGAAG agatcactgaagaacccATTAAAGAGCTGACATTAGAAGAACATTTAATTGAGAGGAAGAAGAAACTACAGGAGAAGAAAATACGTATCGCAGCCTTGGCATCTGCCATATTATCAGATCCAGAAAGTAAT attaaaaaattgaaagaattacgTTCCATGCTGATGGAACAGGATCCTGACGTGGCTGTTACTGTTCGAAAGCTGGTGATAGTTTCTCTAATGGAGTTATTTAAAGACATTACTCCTTCTTATAAAATACGACCCctaacagaggcagaaaaatctACCAAG aTCCGCAAAGAAAcccaaaagttaagagaatttgaAGAAGGCCTGGTTAGCCAATATAAATTTTACTTGGAAAATCTGGAGCAAATGGTTAAag ACTGGAAGCAAAGGAAGCTGAAGAAAAGTAATGTGGTTTCCTTAAAGGCCTACAAGGGACTGGCAGAGGTGGCTGTGAAGAGCCTGTGTGAGCTGCTGGTGGCCCTGCCTCATTTCAACTTTCACAACAACATCATTGTACTGATTGTCCCTCTCATGAATGACATGTCAAAATTG atatctGAAATGTGTTGTGAAGCAGTAAAGACACTCTTTAAACAAGATAAATTAGGCCAAGCATCACTGGGTGTAATTAAAGTGATTTCTGGTTTTGTGAAAGGCAGAAATTATGAAGTTAGGCCAGAG ATGTTAAAAACATTCTTGTGCCTAAGGATCAAAGAAGTAGAAgtaaaaaaagatacagaggatactaataaacaaaaaaagttcatgactttcaaggaaaagagaaaaactctatcaagaatgcagagaaag tggaagaaagcagaagagaaactAGAGAGAGAGCTTCGGGAGGCAGAAGCTTCGGAGAATACTGAGAAAAAACTTAAACTG CACACGGAGACTCTGAATATCGTGTTTGTGACCTACTTCAGAATATTGAAGAAGGCCCAGAGGTCACCTCTCCTGCCAGCAGTTCTGGAAGGTCTTGCCAA GTTTGCTCACCTTATAAATGTGGAGTTTTTTGATGATTTATTAGTAGTTCTACATTCTCTCATTGAGTCTGGT GACCTAAGCTATCAAGAAAGTCTTCACTGTGTCCAGACTGCTTTTCATGTTCTTTCTGGGCAAG GTGACGTTCTGAATATTGATCCAATGAAATTCTATACACATCTTTACAAAACACTGTTCAAGTTACATGCAG GTGCTACGAATGAAGGTGTTGAGATCGTCCTCCAGTGCCTTGACGTCATGCTGACTAAGCGCAGGAAGCAAGTTTCTCAGCAGCGGGCCCTTGCCTTCATCAAGCGCCTTTGTACCCTTGCTCTTCATGTGCTTCCAAATTCAAGCATTGGCATTTTAGCAACTAACAGAATATTAATGCAT ACTTTCCCCAAAACAGATCTGTTGCTTGACAATGAATCTCAGGGTAGTGGAGTTTTCCTTCCTGAGCTGGATGAACCTGAGTACTGCAATGCTCAGAACACTGCTCTTTGGGAATTGCATGCACTGAGG CGACATTACCATCCCATAGTGCAGAGATTTGCAGCTCACCTCATCGCTGGAGCCCCTTCTGAAGGCTCGGAAGCACTCAAACCAGAGTTGAGCCGAAG ATCTGCTTCAGAACTTTTTGAGGCTTATAGCATGGCAGCAATGACATTCAATCCTCCTGTTGAATCTTCAAATTCCAAAAGGAAG gaTAAAGTTTTACAAGGGGATTCATTTTTAAGTGAAGAGATAAGTCAACTAATCAAAAGACATTGTAGTGAAGTTGCTACTCAGTTGCCTCCGGATTtcaccaaatatttggaaacatcaCTAAG GTtctatgttaaaaaagaagaaaagtctgagtAG
- the NOC3L gene encoding nucleolar complex protein 3 homolog isoform X3 → MKVRRNKKQVPSFRKLLKTSKVKLENKLKNKQFKQQSTLKKYRKEQRKLRQAVKDAVSKKPIPLEDPKEKRPGKRIEREEKEEEEALPLDMMDEDDLQLMKDLGQRASFLTRDLSSSEPVHARKRKHERVIDKYEKIPRTLQTAPEKELIHLLPIKDKSGIIPQTREKPVIDSNQDEEDQEEMEPEEEITEEPIKELTLEEHLIERKKKLQEKKIRIAALASAILSDPESNIKKLKELRSMLMEQDPDVAVTVRKLVIVSLMELFKDITPSYKIRPLTEAEKSTKIRKETQKLREFEEGLVSQYKFYLENLEQMVKDWKQRKLKKSNVVSLKAYKGLAEVAVKSLCELLVALPHFNFHNNIIVLIVPLMNDMSKLISEMCCEAVKTLFKQDKLGQASLGVIKVISGFVKGRNYEVRPEMLKTFLCLRIKEVEVKKDTEDTNKQKKFMTFKEKRKTLSRMQRKWKKAEEKLERELREAEASENTEKKLKLHTETLNIVFVTYFRILKKAQRSPLLPAVLEGLAKFAHLINVEFFDDLLVVLHSLIESGDLSYQESLHCVQTAFHVLSGQGDVLNIDPMKFYTHLYKTLFKLHAGATNEGVEIVLQCLDVMLTKRRKQVSQQRALAFIKRLCTLALHVLPNSSIGILATNRILMHTFPKTDLLLDNESQGSGVFLPELDEPEYCNAQNTALWELHALRRHYHPIVQRFAAHLIAGAPSEGSEALKPELSRRSASELFEAYSMAAMTFNPPVESSNSKRKDKVLQGDSFLSEEISQLIKRHCSEVATQLPPDFTKYLETSLSSH, encoded by the exons ATGAAGGTG agaagaaataaaaaacaggtCCCAAGCTTTCGGAAGTTGCTAAAAACTAGTAAAGTCAAACTTGAAAAcaagctaaaaaacaaacaatttaaacAACAAAGCACTCTCAAGAAGTACCGAAAAGAACAGAGGAAACTAAGACAAGCTGTAAAAGATGCTGTGTCTAAGAAACCTATTCCATTGGAGGACCCAAAGGAAAAACGACCAG GTAAAAGGAttgagagggaagagaaagaagaggaggaagcccTTCCTTTAGATATGATGGATGAAGATGACTTACAGTTAATGAAGGATTTAGGGCAAAGAGCATCTTTTCTAACGAGAGATCTTTCTTCTAG TGAGCCTGTTCACGCCAGGAAGCGGAAGCATGAGCGTGTTatagataaatatgaaaaaataccaAGAACTCTGCAAACTGCACCTGAGAAGGAACTGATTCACTTACTTCCTATTAAAGATAAAAGTGGTATAATCCCACAGACCAGAGAGAAACCAG TTATTGACAGTAACCAAGATGAAGAGGATCAAGAAGAGATGGAACCTGAAGAAG agatcactgaagaacccATTAAAGAGCTGACATTAGAAGAACATTTAATTGAGAGGAAGAAGAAACTACAGGAGAAGAAAATACGTATCGCAGCCTTGGCATCTGCCATATTATCAGATCCAGAAAGTAAT attaaaaaattgaaagaattacgTTCCATGCTGATGGAACAGGATCCTGACGTGGCTGTTACTGTTCGAAAGCTGGTGATAGTTTCTCTAATGGAGTTATTTAAAGACATTACTCCTTCTTATAAAATACGACCCctaacagaggcagaaaaatctACCAAG aTCCGCAAAGAAAcccaaaagttaagagaatttgaAGAAGGCCTGGTTAGCCAATATAAATTTTACTTGGAAAATCTGGAGCAAATGGTTAAag ACTGGAAGCAAAGGAAGCTGAAGAAAAGTAATGTGGTTTCCTTAAAGGCCTACAAGGGACTGGCAGAGGTGGCTGTGAAGAGCCTGTGTGAGCTGCTGGTGGCCCTGCCTCATTTCAACTTTCACAACAACATCATTGTACTGATTGTCCCTCTCATGAATGACATGTCAAAATTG atatctGAAATGTGTTGTGAAGCAGTAAAGACACTCTTTAAACAAGATAAATTAGGCCAAGCATCACTGGGTGTAATTAAAGTGATTTCTGGTTTTGTGAAAGGCAGAAATTATGAAGTTAGGCCAGAG ATGTTAAAAACATTCTTGTGCCTAAGGATCAAAGAAGTAGAAgtaaaaaaagatacagaggatactaataaacaaaaaaagttcatgactttcaaggaaaagagaaaaactctatcaagaatgcagagaaag tggaagaaagcagaagagaaactAGAGAGAGAGCTTCGGGAGGCAGAAGCTTCGGAGAATACTGAGAAAAAACTTAAACTG CACACGGAGACTCTGAATATCGTGTTTGTGACCTACTTCAGAATATTGAAGAAGGCCCAGAGGTCACCTCTCCTGCCAGCAGTTCTGGAAGGTCTTGCCAA GTTTGCTCACCTTATAAATGTGGAGTTTTTTGATGATTTATTAGTAGTTCTACATTCTCTCATTGAGTCTGGT GACCTAAGCTATCAAGAAAGTCTTCACTGTGTCCAGACTGCTTTTCATGTTCTTTCTGGGCAAG GTGACGTTCTGAATATTGATCCAATGAAATTCTATACACATCTTTACAAAACACTGTTCAAGTTACATGCAG GTGCTACGAATGAAGGTGTTGAGATCGTCCTCCAGTGCCTTGACGTCATGCTGACTAAGCGCAGGAAGCAAGTTTCTCAGCAGCGGGCCCTTGCCTTCATCAAGCGCCTTTGTACCCTTGCTCTTCATGTGCTTCCAAATTCAAGCATTGGCATTTTAGCAACTAACAGAATATTAATGCAT ACTTTCCCCAAAACAGATCTGTTGCTTGACAATGAATCTCAGGGTAGTGGAGTTTTCCTTCCTGAGCTGGATGAACCTGAGTACTGCAATGCTCAGAACACTGCTCTTTGGGAATTGCATGCACTGAGG CGACATTACCATCCCATAGTGCAGAGATTTGCAGCTCACCTCATCGCTGGAGCCCCTTCTGAAGGCTCGGAAGCACTCAAACCAGAGTTGAGCCGAAG ATCTGCTTCAGAACTTTTTGAGGCTTATAGCATGGCAGCAATGACATTCAATCCTCCTGTTGAATCTTCAAATTCCAAAAGGAAG gaTAAAGTTTTACAAGGGGATTCATTTTTAAGTGAAGAGATAAGTCAACTAATCAAAAGACATTGTAGTGAAGTTGCTACTCAGTTGCCTCCGGATTtcaccaaatatttggaaacatcaCTAAG TTCACACTGA